From Kogia breviceps isolate mKogBre1 chromosome 2, mKogBre1 haplotype 1, whole genome shotgun sequence, one genomic window encodes:
- the ADIRF gene encoding adipogenesis regulatory factor, whose amino-acid sequence MANKALQDLKQQVEGAAQEAVTAAGAATQQVVDQTTEAGQKAMDQVAKSSQETIDKTANQASEAFSGFGKKLGLLK is encoded by the exons ATGGCCAACAAAGCCTTGCAGGACCTGAAGCAGCAAGTGGAGGGGGCGGCCCAGGAAGCGG TGACGGCGGCTGGAGCAGCAACTCAGCAAGTGGTGGATCAGACCACAGAAGCAGGGCAGAAAG CCATGGACCAGGTTGCCAAGTCTTCCCAGGAAACCATCGACAAGACTGCTAACCAGGCCTCTGAGGCTTTCTCGGGTTTTGGGAAAAAACTCGGCCTCCTGAAATGA